Proteins encoded by one window of Deltaproteobacteria bacterium:
- the carA gene encoding glutamine-hydrolyzing carbamoyl-phosphate synthase small subunit: protein MSRLSQPPALLVLEDGRSFRGWSFAGEGEALGEVVFNTSMMGYQEILTDPSYKGQIVTMTYPLIGNYGVNDEDMESSTIQVEGFIIREYLPFPSNWRSCKSLKDFLEDAGILGIEGIDTRALTKHIRTAGAMKGIIATGDADYEELLERVRAFPGLVGRDLVTQVTASSPYLWEGRQKPLSWRPDLTAADVWPQATDHYRVVALDYGIKFNILRNLTNRHCHVVVLPAQAKAEEILALEPEGLFLSNGPGDPAAVTYAIDTIGKLLHSLPIFGICLGHQLLGLAMGGSTFKLKFGHRGGNQPVKDLHTGKVEITSQNHGFCVDINSLRGKNVEITHINLNDQTLEGMRHQKLPIFSVQYHPEASPGPHDAGHLFDDFIAMMNERRS from the coding sequence ATGAGCCGCTTATCACAACCACCTGCCCTGCTGGTCCTCGAAGACGGCAGGTCCTTTAGAGGTTGGAGCTTTGCCGGAGAGGGTGAGGCCCTCGGGGAAGTGGTGTTCAACACCAGCATGATGGGCTATCAGGAGATCCTCACTGACCCTTCCTACAAGGGCCAGATCGTCACAATGACCTACCCCCTCATCGGCAACTACGGCGTAAATGACGAGGATATGGAATCCAGCACCATCCAGGTGGAAGGTTTCATCATACGGGAGTATCTGCCATTTCCAAGCAATTGGCGCAGTTGCAAGAGTCTAAAAGATTTTCTCGAAGATGCCGGAATACTCGGGATCGAAGGCATCGACACCAGGGCTCTAACGAAACACATTCGCACTGCTGGAGCCATGAAAGGAATTATTGCTACAGGAGATGCAGATTATGAGGAGCTGCTGGAACGGGTGCGGGCCTTCCCTGGACTGGTAGGGCGAGATCTGGTTACCCAGGTGACTGCCTCTTCCCCTTATCTCTGGGAGGGGCGGCAAAAGCCGCTATCCTGGCGCCCTGATCTGACTGCTGCAGATGTCTGGCCCCAGGCAACAGACCACTATCGGGTGGTGGCGCTGGATTACGGCATCAAGTTCAATATATTGCGTAATCTCACCAACCGCCACTGTCACGTGGTGGTGCTTCCTGCTCAGGCCAAAGCGGAGGAAATCCTGGCCCTGGAGCCCGAAGGCCTGTTTCTCTCGAATGGGCCGGGTGATCCAGCCGCAGTAACCTACGCCATTGACACCATTGGCAAACTGCTCCACAGCCTGCCGATCTTCGGCATCTGTCTTGGTCACCAGCTCCTGGGGCTGGCCATGGGGGGCTCCACTTTCAAACTCAAGTTCGGCCACCGGGGAGGCAATCAACCAGTAAAGGACCTTCATACCGGCAAGGTGGAGATCACTTCGCAGAATCATGGCTTCTGCGTCGACATCAATTCTTTGCGGGGCAAGAATGTGGAGATCACCCACATTAACCTCAACGATCAGACTCTCGAAGGAATGCGGCACCAGAAGCTGCCCATTTTTTCGGTGCAGTACCACCCTGAAGCTTCGCCCGGGCCCCATGACGCCGGCCACCTTTTTGACGATTTCATTGCCATGATGAATGAGAGGAGATCCTGA
- the kdsB gene encoding 3-deoxy-manno-octulosonate cytidylyltransferase, translating into MPDAVGIIPARFASVRLPGKALAVIAGLPMIQHVHQRASEARLLSRVVVATDDERILEAVVGFGGQALMTAASHASGTDRVAEAARLLNLKDDTLVVNIQGDEPLLAPAAIDELVQGLAEAPEVPMATLAHAATEKEPFHDPSVVKVVFDTRGRALYFSRAPIPANRSAHPRPTYYKHLGIYAYRHSFLQQLTSLPPSPLEAAEKLEQLRVLEHGFHIRVITTSYDSIGVDTPEDLARVRALLAGDSTI; encoded by the coding sequence ATGCCTGATGCAGTAGGCATTATACCAGCCCGTTTCGCCTCTGTGCGACTCCCTGGCAAAGCTCTCGCTGTCATTGCTGGACTGCCCATGATCCAGCATGTCCACCAGCGGGCCTCAGAGGCTCGCCTCCTGAGTCGGGTGGTAGTGGCCACTGATGACGAACGCATCCTGGAGGCAGTTGTTGGTTTTGGTGGTCAAGCCCTCATGACCGCAGCCAGCCATGCCAGCGGTACGGACAGAGTGGCCGAGGCTGCTCGACTCCTGAATCTCAAGGACGACACCCTGGTAGTCAATATTCAGGGTGATGAGCCGCTGCTGGCCCCTGCCGCCATAGACGAGCTCGTGCAAGGTCTGGCAGAAGCTCCAGAAGTGCCCATGGCCACACTCGCCCATGCAGCCACAGAAAAAGAGCCATTTCATGACCCCTCAGTGGTCAAGGTGGTCTTCGACACCAGAGGTCGAGCCCTTTATTTTTCCCGTGCTCCCATCCCGGCAAACCGCTCTGCTCACCCCAGGCCCACATACTACAAACACCTGGGCATCTATGCCTATCGCCACAGTTTTCTGCAGCAGTTGACCAGCCTCCCCCCCAGCCCCCTCGAGGCTGCCGAAAAACTGGAGCAGTTGCGCGTCCTGGAGCACGGCTTCCATATTCGCGTTATCACCACCAGCTACGACTCCATCGGCGTCGACACCCCAGAGGATCTTGCCCGTGTTCGCGCCCTGCTCGCTGGTGATTCCACGATCTGA
- a CDS encoding TAXI family TRAP transporter solute-binding subunit, with translation MKRVGLFALVIALCLGLGLVFGPTEVAAKTTFITIGTGGITGVYYPTGGAICRIVNKKKSEYGIRCTVESTGGSVFNVNAVMAGDLEFGVVQSDRQYQAIKGLAEWKEKGPQKDLRAVFTIHPESVTLVAADDAGIKTIQDLRGKRVNIGNPGSGQRQNSIDALAAAGIDYTKDIIAEGVKAAEAPGLLQDGRIDAFFYTVGHPSGAIKEATAGRRKVHFVPITDVDKLLAKYPYYARAVIPIKFYPGATNKEDVQTFGVKATFVTSAKVPDKVVYAVTKEVFENFEAFKKLHPAYAVLTKQNMLEGMSAPIHPGAMKYYKESGLDKYLKK, from the coding sequence ATGAAGAGAGTAGGATTGTTTGCACTGGTTATTGCCCTCTGCCTGGGTCTGGGTCTTGTGTTCGGCCCGACTGAGGTTGCGGCCAAAACCACATTTATCACCATAGGCACTGGCGGCATCACCGGGGTGTACTATCCCACCGGCGGAGCCATCTGCAGAATCGTCAACAAGAAAAAGAGCGAATATGGTATTCGCTGCACCGTGGAGTCCACAGGCGGCTCGGTGTTCAACGTCAATGCCGTCATGGCCGGGGACCTTGAATTCGGAGTCGTCCAATCGGATCGGCAATACCAGGCCATCAAAGGTTTGGCCGAATGGAAGGAAAAGGGCCCTCAAAAAGATCTCAGAGCAGTGTTCACCATTCACCCTGAATCAGTGACCCTGGTGGCGGCTGACGACGCCGGGATCAAGACCATCCAGGACCTCAGAGGCAAGAGAGTTAATATAGGCAATCCAGGTTCGGGTCAGCGCCAGAATTCCATTGATGCCCTGGCTGCTGCAGGCATCGACTACACCAAGGACATTATAGCGGAGGGAGTGAAAGCAGCTGAGGCTCCCGGGCTCCTGCAGGATGGTCGCATTGACGCCTTCTTTTACACCGTGGGGCATCCCAGCGGCGCAATCAAAGAGGCCACCGCTGGCAGAAGGAAAGTCCACTTTGTGCCCATTACTGACGTGGACAAACTCCTGGCCAAGTACCCATATTATGCCAGGGCTGTCATCCCGATCAAATTCTATCCTGGAGCCACCAACAAGGAGGATGTGCAGACCTTCGGGGTAAAGGCAACTTTCGTCACTTCTGCCAAGGTGCCCGACAAGGTAGTCTATGCGGTGACCAAGGAAGTGTTCGAAAATTTTGAGGCGTTCAAGAAGCTTCACCCCGCCTATGCGGTTCTGACCAAACAGAACATGCTGGAAGGTATGTCCGCCCCGATCCATCCGGGCGCCATGAAGTATTACAAAGAATCCGGTCTGGATAAATATCTCAAGAAGTAA